In Falco naumanni isolate bFalNau1 chromosome 16, bFalNau1.pat, whole genome shotgun sequence, a single window of DNA contains:
- the CXCR5 gene encoding C-X-C chemokine receptor type 5: MGPVSYSSETYDLSQVELSGYYEADNTTPSLEGYFCFNPASSVVGNQRDPFRKVFMPLIYLLIFVLGTVGNALVLVILERFKRSRTTTENFLFHLTLANLVLLLTFPFSVVESLAGWVFGKFLCKILSAVHKINFYCSSMLLGCIAVDRYLAIVYAIHTYRKRRARSIHLTCMAVWLCSLLLTLPDLIFMEVWTDDSNRSICYFPEVGIDGNNAWLATRFLYHTVGFFVPLLVMCYCYTAIVRALCQSQRLQRQKAVRVAILVTGIFLLCWSPYHIVIFLNTLTKLEAFTKNCLLEDQLDMAIMVTEAIGFMHCCLNPILYAFIGVKFRNDFFRILQELSCISQETLQEILEVTRKGSGIESDNTTSISTF, from the coding sequence aGCCAGGTGGAGCTGAGTGGCTACTACGAAGCCGACAACACCACCCCTTCTTTGGAGGGTTACTTTTGCTTCAACCCAGCCTCATCTGTGGTTGGCAACCAGAGAGACCCCTTCAGAAAGGTCTTCATGCCACTCATCTACCTGCTGATTTTTGTGTTGGGGACTGTAGGCAACGCCCTGGTTCTGGTAATTTTAGAGAGGTTCAAGCGGTCTCGCACTACCACAGAAAACTTCCTTTTCCACCTCACCCTGGCCAACTTGGTGCTGTTGCTCACCTTCCCCTTCAGTGTGGTGGAGAGCTTAGCTGGGTGGGTCTTTGGGAAGTTCCTCTGCAAGATCCTCAGTGCTGTCCACAAGATCAATTTCTACTGCAGTAGCATGCTACTGGGGTGCATCGCGGTGGACCGCTACCTGGCCATCGTCTATGCGATCCACACCTACCGCAAACGCAGAGCTCGCTCCATCCACCTCACCTGCATGGCTGTCTGGCTCTGCTCACTGCTTTTGACCTTACCCGATCTTATCTTCATGGAAGTCTGGACAGATGACAGCAACCGCAGCATTTGCTATTTTCCAGAGGTTGGGATTGATGGTAACAACGCCTGGCTGGCGACCCGCTTCCTCTACCACACCGTGGGCTTCTTTGTGCCCCTGCTGGTCATGTGTTACTGCTACACAGCCATTGTCCGGGCCCTGTGTCAGTCCCAGCGACTTCAGAGGCAAAAAGCTGTCCGTGTGGCCATCCTGGTCACAGGTatcttcctgctctgctggagccCGTACCACATCGTCATCTTCCTGAACACGCTTACCAAGCTAGAAGCCTTCACCAAGAACTGCCTCCTGGAAGACCAGCTGGACATGGCCATCATGGTGACGGAGGCCATCGGCTTCATGCACTGCTGCCTCAACCCCATCCTCTACGCCTTCATTGGAGTCAAGTTTCGTAACGACTTCTTCCGGAtcctgcaggagctcagctgcaTAAGCCAGGAGACTCTGCAGGAGATCCTGGAGGTGACGAGGAAGGGCAGTGGGATTGAGTCTGACAACACCACCTCTATCTCCACTTTCTAG